In Candidatus Methylomirabilis limnetica, the following proteins share a genomic window:
- a CDS encoding ATP-grasp domain-containing protein — translation MHESITAGGLGGSRVAPTLVAEGRMMLEALLADLLPLEAHQLSVQVDRRYLPLLPAHPGLQVVDSGTSYYHCFAQMVEEADAAFLVAPETGGLLEAITGMVEACGKLVLGCSTAGIKAAGDKTLTYRLLKACGIPTPRTLRLRPADDPASVGRRLGYPVVVKPIDGVGCHSVFIARRQSELERTIAVARQTVRGETLLAQTYIDGVAVSVSLLTDGSRSLPLTLNLQEIRGRSRLKYYGGCVPFDHPIRALAFRRAEEVVQAISGLKGYVGIDMVLTDHDAVVIDVNPRLTTSYVGVRKVLRQNLAALILDAVAGKLPDPAAVHIVGSARFTTRPCDVKASGSRQ, via the coding sequence GTGCACGAATCTATCACAGCAGGAGGGCTGGGCGGAAGTCGGGTCGCCCCGACACTGGTGGCAGAGGGGCGAATGATGCTTGAAGCGCTTCTCGCCGATCTGCTTCCGCTGGAAGCGCACCAGCTTTCAGTGCAGGTCGATCGGAGGTACCTTCCACTGCTCCCTGCTCACCCGGGACTTCAGGTTGTTGACAGCGGGACCAGCTACTATCACTGCTTCGCGCAGATGGTCGAGGAGGCGGATGCCGCGTTCCTGGTAGCCCCAGAGACAGGCGGCCTGCTTGAAGCGATCACGGGGATGGTCGAGGCCTGCGGCAAGTTAGTGCTGGGTTGCAGTACTGCCGGTATCAAAGCGGCCGGCGACAAGACGCTGACATACCGGCTGCTGAAGGCGTGCGGCATCCCTACCCCCAGGACTCTCCGCCTTCGGCCTGCTGATGACCCGGCGTCGGTAGGCCGCCGGCTTGGCTACCCTGTGGTGGTGAAACCGATCGACGGGGTGGGGTGTCACAGCGTTTTCATCGCAAGGCGACAATCGGAATTGGAGCGGACGATCGCGGTGGCCAGGCAGACGGTACGGGGCGAAACACTCCTCGCACAAACCTACATCGACGGCGTTGCTGTCAGCGTCTCGCTCCTCACCGACGGGAGTCGGTCTCTCCCCCTGACCTTGAACCTCCAGGAGATCAGAGGGCGGAGTAGGCTCAAGTATTACGGGGGCTGTGTCCCGTTTGATCATCCTATCCGCGCCCTGGCGTTCCGTCGAGCCGAGGAGGTGGTGCAGGCGATTTCGGGCCTCAAGGGGTATGTCGGGATCGATATGGTCCTGACCGATCACGACGCGGTGGTCATCGACGTGAACCCTCGCCTCACGACCTCGTATGTCGGGGTCCGAAAGGTCCTTCGGCAGAATCTGGCGGCCCTGATTCTTGACGCGGTGGCAGGCAAGCTTCCGGATCCTGCCGCGGTCCACATTGTCGGGTCTGCGCGGTTTACCACGCGCCCCTGTGACGTGAAAGCCTCGGGGAGCCGGCAGTGA
- the vapC gene encoding type II toxin-antitoxin system VapC family toxin: protein MILVDSSVWIDYFNGNKTSQTDWLDSSLGNTPIIIGDLILTEVLQGFQNDKDFKTARDILLGIPFMSMGGQVLALESAMNYRLLRRKGVTVRKTIDVMIGTFCIHHQQTLLHDDRDFDPIVKFLGLKTIVT from the coding sequence ATGATTCTCGTTGATTCGTCCGTCTGGATCGACTACTTCAACGGCAATAAAACGTCTCAGACGGACTGGCTGGACTCTTCACTTGGAAATACACCCATCATCATAGGTGATCTTATCCTAACCGAAGTTCTTCAGGGATTTCAGAACGATAAAGACTTTAAGACAGCCAGGGATATTCTCTTAGGTATCCCATTTATGTCGATGGGAGGACAGGTATTAGCCCTAGAGAGCGCCATGAACTATAGATTGTTGAGGAGAAAAGGCGTGACGGTAAGGAAGACCATAGACGTCATGATTGGAACTTTCTGTATCCACCACCAGCAAACATTGTTGCATGATGACAGGGATTTCGATCCGATAGTTAAGTTCTTAGGCCTGAAGACAATAGTCACATAA
- a CDS encoding GGDEF domain-containing protein yields MPSLFQWNDTFLTHIDSVDEQHQRLVGLINQLGDMVMSGKDFDPQSLASVRDSILNYAIVHFGDEEALIRTAGLDPRYLQRQYSDHKVFMHEATVLGDKESTLSIEKIMRLENYLVYWLVRHILEVDHSMVRQIHAMREGKTPTEAFDLENELQNSSAEPLLSAMNGLFLVVSERNRELYALNRDLEQRVEQRTMELEQANRELQLQSTHDDLTGLPNRRFAMLSLDQLWKERQRYGEPLSLLLLDADHFKQVNDSFGHAQGDELLRIIAERLRQSVRASDIVHRLGGDEFLVICPRSDREGATVVANKILTESRPLQTAEGVECWDGSLSIGIAECNSSMARHEDLLKAADQAMYLAKSKGGGCAV; encoded by the coding sequence ATGCCTTCTCTTTTTCAATGGAACGACACGTTTCTGACCCATATTGACTCCGTTGATGAACAGCATCAGCGACTGGTTGGCCTGATTAACCAGCTTGGCGACATGGTGATGTCTGGCAAGGATTTTGATCCTCAGTCGCTTGCCTCGGTTCGTGACAGCATCCTGAACTATGCGATCGTTCATTTCGGTGACGAAGAGGCATTGATACGCACTGCGGGGCTTGATCCGAGATATCTCCAACGACAGTATTCCGACCATAAGGTCTTCATGCACGAAGCCACTGTTCTGGGAGACAAGGAGAGCACTCTCTCCATAGAAAAGATCATGCGTCTGGAAAACTACCTTGTCTATTGGCTAGTCCGTCATATCCTTGAAGTTGACCATAGCATGGTCCGCCAGATCCATGCTATGCGCGAGGGAAAGACACCAACCGAGGCGTTCGATCTGGAAAACGAGCTGCAGAACTCCAGCGCCGAACCCCTGTTGTCGGCAATGAATGGGCTGTTCCTCGTTGTCTCCGAGCGCAATCGTGAACTCTACGCCTTGAACCGTGATCTGGAACAACGCGTGGAGCAGCGAACGATGGAGCTGGAGCAAGCCAACCGGGAGTTGCAACTGCAGTCCACGCACGATGATCTGACGGGATTGCCCAACCGCCGATTCGCCATGCTCAGCCTCGACCAGCTATGGAAGGAGCGACAACGTTATGGCGAGCCGCTTTCCCTGCTGTTGCTCGACGCCGACCATTTTAAGCAGGTAAACGATAGTTTTGGCCACGCCCAAGGTGACGAACTCCTCCGGATTATCGCCGAGCGTTTGCGCCAGTCCGTGCGTGCCAGCGACATTGTCCACCGCCTCGGCGGCGATGAGTTTCTGGTGATCTGTCCAAGGAGCGACCGAGAGGGTGCCACGGTAGTCGCCAACAAGATCCTGACTGAATCCAGACCATTGCAAACCGCGGAAGGTGTGGAATGCTGGGATGGATCCTTGAGTATTGGCATTGCCGAGTGTAACAGCTCCATGGCCCGGCATGAAGATCTGCTGAAAGCCGCCGATCAGGCCATGTACCTTGCAAAAAGCAAGGGTGGCGGATGCGCAGTCTGA
- a CDS encoding hydantoinase/oxoprolinase family protein translates to MIRVIGWDIGGANVKAARLLFTDGRAESGRTVRRYFELWNKREGLHPLLQEIHSDLGSADAMVLTMTGELCDAFHDRAEGVAYIIDAVREAIPGIPLYAIDLEGRIVRLDGGEADLLTLAATNWIAEARVLASRQPNCLMMDIGSTTTDLIPILDGKLAAQGKRDIERLAHGELIYTGALRTPVAAIVSQIPMRGVICRIAAEYFAISADVYLALGRLTPEDYTCATPDGREKTKEGALERLARVACEDSKHLTAGELHALAAYIAEKQLQQITEGMLHVLSRIENGLRLPVVSVGIGAFLGEACTRRMYLTTCDPPVLTDSGSVTLSPCAAAAYLLGQALSHG, encoded by the coding sequence GTGATCCGGGTGATCGGATGGGACATCGGCGGCGCGAACGTGAAGGCAGCCCGCCTTCTATTCACTGACGGGCGCGCCGAGAGTGGGCGCACGGTTCGCCGCTATTTTGAGCTGTGGAACAAGAGAGAAGGTCTCCACCCACTCCTGCAGGAGATCCACAGCGATCTGGGATCGGCCGATGCGATGGTGTTGACCATGACTGGGGAGCTCTGTGATGCGTTCCACGACAGGGCCGAAGGGGTGGCATACATCATCGACGCGGTGAGAGAGGCGATCCCCGGGATCCCACTATATGCCATCGATCTCGAGGGCCGGATCGTTCGCTTAGACGGGGGGGAGGCGGATCTCCTAACCCTTGCGGCAACGAATTGGATCGCCGAGGCGCGGGTATTGGCGAGTCGACAACCGAACTGCCTGATGATGGATATCGGCAGCACCACCACCGATCTGATTCCGATCCTGGACGGAAAGCTCGCCGCACAGGGCAAGCGGGATATCGAACGATTAGCGCACGGGGAGCTGATCTACACGGGCGCCCTCCGCACGCCTGTTGCGGCCATCGTGTCCCAGATCCCCATGCGAGGGGTAATCTGTCGAATCGCGGCTGAATACTTCGCCATCTCGGCGGACGTCTATCTGGCATTGGGGAGGCTAACGCCAGAAGACTACACCTGCGCGACTCCTGACGGCCGCGAGAAAACTAAAGAGGGAGCACTAGAACGCCTGGCCAGGGTGGCCTGCGAGGACAGCAAGCATCTCACGGCCGGAGAGCTTCACGCCCTGGCCGCCTACATCGCCGAAAAACAGCTCCAACAGATCACGGAGGGGATGCTTCATGTCCTCTCCAGGATCGAGAACGGCCTCCGTCTGCCTGTGGTGTCGGTGGGGATCGGCGCCTTCCTGGGGGAGGCCTGCACAAGGCGGATGTATCTTACGACGTGCGACCCTCCAGTATTAACCGATAGCGGATCTGTAACATTGAGCCCATGCGCGGCGGCTGCCTACCTCTTGGGGCAGGCACTCTCTCATGGATAA
- a CDS encoding type II toxin-antitoxin system VapC family toxin, with protein sequence MKNRVYIETSVISYLTARPSNDIRAIANQNVTIEWWETQRLNFDLFISEFVVAEVSLGHPDAVKRRLEAIADIMELEATEEVRVPGQELIRRNVLPANAEIDAYHVAIATVNGIEYLLTWNCTHIANAHTRPKIEATCRALGYEPPIICTPQELTEEV encoded by the coding sequence TTGAAAAATAGGGTTTATATCGAAACTTCGGTTATTAGTTATCTCACGGCACGCCCAAGCAACGACATCCGTGCAATAGCCAATCAGAATGTCACCATCGAGTGGTGGGAGACGCAGCGGCTCAATTTCGATTTATTCATATCGGAGTTTGTCGTTGCTGAAGTAAGTCTTGGGCATCCTGACGCCGTAAAGCGACGTCTTGAGGCAATCGCCGACATTATGGAGCTGGAAGCAACAGAAGAGGTCCGGGTGCCGGGCCAGGAACTTATCCGGCGCAACGTTTTGCCCGCAAATGCCGAAATTGACGCTTATCATGTGGCTATTGCTACCGTGAACGGCATCGAATATCTTCTGACCTGGAATTGCACTCATATTGCTAATGCTCATACACGGCCAAAGATTGAGGCCACCTGTCGGGCGCTTGGTTACGAGCCGCCCATCATCTGCACACCGCAAGAACTAACGGAGGAGGTTTAG
- the katG gene encoding catalase/peroxidase HPI, producing MKRKVRDESAGKCPFNHIAGVGRTNRDWWPNQLRLELLHQHSAKSDPMGKGLNYAKEFKSLDYKALKKDLVKLMTDSQDWWPADFGHYGPQFIRMSWHAAGTYRITDGRGGGGRGQQRFAPLNSWPDNVNIDKSRRLLWSIKQKYGRKISWADLIILAGNVALESMGFRTFGFGGGRADVWEPDADVNWGEEIAWLGADKRFSGDRQLDQPFGATHMGLIYVNPEGPNASGDYMAAAKDIRATFGRMAMNDEETVALIAGGHTFGKAHGAAPESHKGPDPEGAPLEAQGLGWMSDYCMGHGADTISSGIEVTWTKTPALWSNNFFENLFKYEWELTKSPAGAKQWVAKNAPEIIPDAHIPGKFHKPTMLTTDLTLRFDPEFGEISRRFYEDPQAFADAFARAWFKLTHRDMGSRARYLGPEVPKEELIWQDPIPAVNHKLIGEKEIADLKKKILASKLSVSQLVSTAWASASTFRGSDKRGGANGARIRLAPQKDWAVNQPAQLAKVLKAHEGIQADFNKKAKGGKKVSLADLIVLAGCAGVEQAAKKVGVSVKVPFKPGRMDARQDQTDAESFAVLEPIADGFRNYLKGKFEVSAEQLLVDRAQLLTLTAPEMTVLVGGMRMLGTNVGGAKHGVFTSKPETLTNDFFINLLDMGTEWKPVSGAEDVFEGRDRKTGKVKWTGTRIDLVFGSNSQLRALAEVYASDDAKEKFVQDFVAAWTKVMNLDRLDLA from the coding sequence ATGAAAAGGAAGGTCAGAGACGAGAGCGCGGGCAAGTGCCCGTTCAACCACATCGCCGGCGTCGGCCGGACGAACCGCGACTGGTGGCCGAACCAGCTGCGGCTGGAGCTGCTGCACCAGCATTCCGCGAAGTCCGACCCGATGGGCAAGGGTCTCAACTACGCGAAGGAATTCAAGAGCCTCGACTACAAGGCGCTGAAGAAGGACTTGGTCAAGCTGATGACCGACTCGCAGGACTGGTGGCCGGCGGACTTCGGCCATTACGGTCCGCAATTCATCCGCATGTCCTGGCACGCCGCCGGGACTTACCGCATCACCGACGGCCGCGGCGGCGGCGGCCGGGGCCAACAGCGCTTCGCCCCGCTCAACAGCTGGCCCGACAACGTCAACATCGACAAGTCGCGCCGCCTGCTGTGGTCGATCAAGCAGAAGTACGGCAGGAAGATCTCCTGGGCCGACCTGATCATCCTCGCCGGCAATGTCGCGCTGGAGTCGATGGGCTTCAGGACCTTCGGCTTCGGCGGCGGCCGTGCGGACGTATGGGAGCCGGACGCGGACGTGAACTGGGGTGAGGAGATCGCGTGGCTGGGCGCCGACAAGCGCTTCAGCGGCGACCGCCAGCTGGATCAGCCGTTCGGCGCCACCCACATGGGCCTGATCTACGTCAACCCGGAAGGCCCGAACGCGAGCGGCGACTACATGGCCGCCGCCAAGGACATCCGCGCCACCTTCGGCCGCATGGCGATGAACGACGAGGAGACCGTCGCCCTGATCGCCGGCGGCCACACCTTCGGCAAGGCCCATGGCGCCGCCCCGGAATCCCATAAGGGTCCGGATCCGGAAGGCGCGCCGCTGGAAGCGCAGGGCCTGGGCTGGATGAGCGACTACTGCATGGGGCATGGCGCCGACACGATTTCGAGCGGCATCGAAGTGACCTGGACCAAGACCCCGGCGCTGTGGAGCAACAACTTCTTCGAGAACCTGTTCAAGTACGAATGGGAGCTGACCAAGTCGCCGGCCGGCGCCAAGCAGTGGGTGGCCAAGAACGCCCCGGAGATCATTCCCGACGCGCACATCCCGGGCAAGTTCCACAAGCCGACCATGCTGACCACGGACCTGACGCTGCGCTTCGATCCGGAATTCGGCGAGATCTCGCGCCGGTTCTACGAGGACCCGCAGGCCTTCGCCGATGCCTTCGCGCGCGCCTGGTTCAAGCTGACGCACCGCGACATGGGCTCGCGCGCCCGCTACCTCGGGCCGGAAGTGCCGAAGGAAGAGCTGATCTGGCAGGACCCGATCCCCGCGGTCAACCACAAGCTGATCGGCGAGAAGGAGATCGCCGACCTCAAGAAGAAGATCCTCGCCTCGAAGCTGTCGGTGTCGCAGCTCGTGTCGACGGCCTGGGCGTCGGCGTCCACCTTCCGCGGCTCCGACAAGCGCGGCGGCGCCAATGGCGCGCGCATCCGGCTCGCCCCGCAGAAGGACTGGGCCGTGAACCAGCCGGCGCAACTGGCGAAGGTGCTGAAGGCGCACGAGGGCATCCAGGCCGACTTCAACAAGAAGGCGAAGGGCGGCAAGAAAGTGTCGCTCGCCGACCTGATCGTGCTCGCGGGCTGCGCGGGCGTCGAGCAGGCCGCGAAGAAGGTCGGCGTCTCCGTGAAGGTGCCCTTCAAGCCCGGACGCATGGACGCGAGGCAGGACCAGACGGACGCCGAGTCCTTCGCCGTGCTCGAGCCGATCGCCGACGGCTTCCGCAACTACCTGAAGGGCAAGTTCGAGGTCTCCGCCGAGCAGCTGCTGGTCGACAGGGCGCAGCTCCTGACGCTCACGGCGCCCGAGATGACGGTCCTCGTCGGCGGCATGCGCATGCTGGGGACCAACGTCGGTGGCGCGAAGCACGGGGTTTTCACCTCCAAGCCCGAGACGCTGACCAACGACTTCTTCATCAACCTGCTCGACATGGGCACCGAATGGAAGCCGGTCTCTGGCGCCGAGGACGTGTTCGAAGGGCGCGACCGCAAGACGGGCAAGGTGAAGTGGACCGGCACGCGCATTGATCTCGTCTTCGGTTCGAACTCGCAGCTGCGGGCCCTCGCCGAGGTCTATGCAAGCGACGACGCGAAGGAGAAGTTCGTGCAGGACTTCGTGGCTGCGTGGACCAAGGTGATGAATCTGGACCGCTTAGACCTCGCGTGA
- a CDS encoding tetratricopeptide repeat protein yields MVRTIECSRRFLWHGACFFSGMDRIALTIAIVVAALGSAHATPPVVPEPAPMCVENPLEGMERPLRDTSECPSLAATVRTIRAVAAEFFKDCSLDRPEVGRKYSEIASRYVGMPPQTGLPMMVAEFASEVGSDGTRCAIRAVVKEGLPVSSETREQLVSVVNGFFEAQDVKDLFEDIAESAPLTAAANLKRDELSRKFANELNDRVAASEELRGNANDFQSLRAKVIWAITDDSARARAALGAVEESLVTCRVVEAAKSLSEAVAAGQRALQGARREIRASERAAECAEINLRLQYGEAWNLQQAVIAGPTLDQYRSVVAAIQRLKQDEKALDALLRRAGESCLRLKQQVGVRDRLVAHHTAAKARAMAAIDGRACDGSGIEEAAATLRTLEGATCGNQAKPAANEVLTRRAVLRDELRQSGECSAAAGVGAGEFQGPWQCPQRGTLMLQGSATGVSGSVSGRPGEHWGTGQREGGRIGGTVEGRTLRLTMESGDGTTSRMTATLSMDGRTMSGPWEWFRGPARLDGGTWSCQRPAGYAGGGTAAGRETASRRTARVPDMVIPVAGHVARTGGGTDPYQTLTVRAHIEPERISWIAWNDRRDVSLVVASRPNQKLLGPGGFGTDDYIDLTVTDPLGRSMTVKMDQNDKYGASYGPQNLILGSRANAPAAYRKIPFGPTAGQELFFDQDGAFNSLFTKAGQYTFTFAFRDNEGGRTGYGHTSIFLIIAARQSALEGTAASGAPVAPGSKSLSFGGRVLDVRYERQTDERGVPIDLYFYRTAAPPGVPAPAGEAQWSRFVRVPADGGDSSEPAVWWHSRWEFGPNGWTSMGEKDVAPPQAVTP; encoded by the coding sequence ATGGTTAGAACCATCGAATGTTCGCGCCGATTCCTCTGGCACGGTGCCTGCTTCTTCTCGGGCATGGACCGAATCGCGCTCACCATCGCAATCGTCGTCGCTGCTCTCGGATCGGCGCACGCGACACCGCCCGTCGTCCCCGAGCCCGCGCCGATGTGCGTCGAGAACCCGCTCGAAGGCATGGAGCGGCCGCTCCGCGATACCTCCGAGTGCCCGAGCTTAGCGGCGACGGTCCGCACGATCCGCGCGGTCGCCGCCGAGTTCTTCAAGGACTGCTCGCTCGATCGCCCCGAGGTCGGGAGGAAATACTCGGAGATCGCCTCGCGCTACGTCGGCATGCCGCCGCAGACGGGTCTGCCAATGATGGTCGCCGAGTTCGCCTCCGAGGTCGGCAGTGACGGAACGCGCTGCGCGATCCGCGCCGTCGTCAAGGAGGGGTTGCCGGTCAGCAGCGAGACGCGGGAGCAGCTCGTATCGGTCGTCAACGGGTTCTTCGAGGCGCAGGACGTCAAGGATCTCTTCGAAGACATCGCCGAGAGCGCGCCGCTGACCGCGGCCGCCAACTTAAAGCGCGACGAGCTCTCCAGGAAGTTCGCCAACGAGCTGAACGACCGGGTCGCGGCGTCCGAGGAGCTCCGCGGGAACGCCAACGATTTTCAGTCGCTGAGAGCGAAGGTCATCTGGGCTATCACGGACGATTCGGCCCGGGCGCGTGCCGCACTCGGCGCGGTCGAGGAGTCGCTCGTTACGTGCAGGGTCGTGGAGGCGGCCAAGAGCCTCTCCGAAGCCGTAGCGGCCGGCCAGCGCGCCTTGCAAGGCGCGCGGCGCGAGATCCGTGCTTCCGAGAGGGCCGCGGAATGCGCGGAGATCAACCTTCGACTACAGTACGGCGAGGCCTGGAACCTACAACAAGCGGTCATCGCCGGACCGACGCTCGACCAGTATCGGAGCGTCGTGGCTGCGATCCAGAGGTTGAAGCAGGACGAAAAGGCGCTCGACGCGTTGCTGCGGCGAGCGGGCGAGAGCTGTCTGCGATTGAAGCAGCAGGTCGGGGTCCGCGACCGGCTGGTCGCCCACCATACCGCCGCGAAGGCCCGCGCCATGGCTGCGATCGACGGACGCGCCTGCGACGGCTCGGGGATCGAGGAGGCCGCCGCCACGTTGCGCACTCTGGAAGGCGCCACCTGCGGCAACCAGGCGAAGCCCGCGGCCAACGAGGTTCTGACCAGGCGCGCGGTGCTCCGCGACGAGCTGCGGCAGAGCGGCGAGTGCAGCGCGGCGGCGGGCGTGGGTGCGGGCGAGTTCCAGGGCCCGTGGCAATGCCCGCAGCGAGGCACGCTCATGCTCCAGGGAAGCGCAACCGGGGTCAGCGGGTCGGTGAGCGGCCGCCCAGGCGAGCACTGGGGGACGGGCCAACGTGAGGGAGGGCGGATCGGCGGAACCGTGGAGGGCCGCACGCTTCGCTTGACGATGGAATCTGGCGACGGGACCACGAGCCGCATGACGGCGACGTTGTCAATGGACGGGCGCACGATGTCCGGCCCTTGGGAGTGGTTCCGCGGCCCCGCCCGATTGGACGGTGGCACGTGGAGCTGTCAGCGGCCGGCGGGTTACGCCGGCGGAGGGACTGCTGCGGGGAGAGAGACGGCTTCGCGCAGGACCGCTCGGGTGCCCGATATGGTCATTCCCGTCGCGGGGCACGTTGCCAGAACCGGCGGCGGAACCGATCCGTATCAGACGCTCACCGTGCGCGCCCACATCGAGCCCGAGCGGATCTCGTGGATCGCATGGAATGACCGACGCGACGTCTCGCTCGTCGTCGCGTCGCGGCCGAACCAGAAGCTGCTAGGTCCAGGGGGCTTCGGAACCGACGACTACATCGATCTGACCGTCACGGACCCGTTGGGACGCTCGATGACCGTCAAGATGGATCAGAACGACAAGTACGGCGCATCCTACGGGCCACAGAATCTCATCCTCGGATCTCGCGCCAACGCGCCCGCCGCCTACCGCAAGATCCCGTTCGGCCCGACGGCGGGCCAGGAGCTGTTCTTCGACCAGGACGGGGCCTTCAACTCGCTGTTCACGAAGGCGGGTCAGTACACGTTCACGTTCGCGTTTCGAGACAACGAGGGGGGCAGGACGGGGTATGGGCACACGAGCATCTTCCTCATCATCGCCGCCAGGCAGTCGGCACTCGAAGGCACCGCGGCGAGCGGCGCTCCGGTCGCGCCGGGTTCGAAGAGTCTCTCGTTTGGCGGACGCGTGCTCGACGTGAGGTACGAGCGCCAGACCGATGAGCGAGGCGTACCGATCGATCTCTACTTCTACCGCACGGCAGCGCCCCCGGGCGTTCCCGCACCCGCCGGCGAGGCCCAGTGGAGCCGCTTCGTGCGCGTTCCGGCGGACGGGGGCGACTCGAGCGAGCCGGCGGTCTGGTGGCACTCGCGCTGGGAATTCGGTCCAAACGGCTGGACGTCGATGGGCGAGAAGGACGTCGCGCCGCCGCAAGCGGTGACGCCGTAA
- a CDS encoding HisA/HisF-related TIM barrel protein yields MQIIPVIDVMRGVAVHARRGERMVYRPIQSVLLQGADPVALLRAYRETFESEAVYVADLDAIMGSGDNLTIIAEMAVSEPQLQIIVDAGIRSVEQAKSLLDAGASKVIVASESLASLDAAARLLAALGTGRALFSLDLKNRAVIWRNSSTETRDPYEVATALMSLGFREAIFLEMDRIGTGGGAGAELFGRVTTAAPGMRFIVGGGITSAAELVRLNRAGASGVLLATALHDGTITRQDLIRVQADD; encoded by the coding sequence ATGCAGATCATACCCGTCATCGATGTTATGCGAGGGGTTGCGGTCCATGCCCGCCGCGGAGAGCGGATGGTGTACAGACCGATCCAGAGCGTTCTGCTGCAAGGAGCCGATCCTGTCGCCCTCCTGCGGGCGTACCGTGAAACCTTCGAGAGTGAAGCGGTGTATGTTGCCGATCTGGATGCCATCATGGGCAGCGGCGACAATCTGACCATCATCGCTGAGATGGCTGTCTCCGAGCCACAGCTCCAAATTATTGTTGATGCCGGCATTCGTAGCGTCGAGCAGGCGAAGTCGCTGCTTGACGCTGGCGCGAGTAAGGTGATCGTCGCCTCGGAATCGCTGGCGAGCCTTGACGCAGCCGCGCGACTCCTCGCCGCGCTAGGAACCGGAAGAGCGCTCTTTAGCCTAGACCTCAAGAATCGAGCCGTCATCTGGCGAAACTCCTCTACCGAAACGCGAGACCCCTACGAGGTGGCAACCGCCCTCATGTCGCTTGGGTTTCGCGAGGCGATCTTTTTGGAAATGGACAGGATCGGCACGGGCGGCGGGGCAGGCGCAGAACTGTTCGGGAGGGTCACAACGGCCGCACCTGGCATGCGATTCATCGTGGGTGGCGGAATTACTTCGGCTGCGGAGCTCGTGCGGCTGAATCGCGCGGGTGCCTCCGGGGTGTTACTGGCCACTGCGCTGCACGACGGAACCATCACACGGCAGGACCTGATCCGCGTACAGGCGGACGACTAG
- a CDS encoding AAA family ATPase — translation MSVFEGFTGRQKRSANSRFQRTALRAAAEPERWAACGHLPEPNGRTVIPTLHLMCGLPCSGKTTLARQLASTHRAVRLTPDEWHTRLFGQDADSPEHDVRHSVVESLQWEVAVQVLYQNVDVILDFGFWSKSEREDYRSRGDEIGAEMRIHYLNVPEKNRDRHYLS, via the coding sequence ATGAGCGTTTTCGAGGGCTTCACAGGACGGCAGAAGCGGTCAGCTAACAGCCGGTTCCAGCGGACGGCGCTGCGCGCCGCCGCTGAACCGGAACGTTGGGCGGCGTGCGGGCATCTGCCTGAGCCGAATGGGAGAACCGTCATCCCGACACTCCACCTGATGTGTGGCCTTCCGTGCTCGGGGAAGACAACGCTTGCAAGGCAACTGGCGTCCACGCATCGTGCGGTCCGGCTAACGCCAGACGAGTGGCACACGCGCCTGTTTGGCCAAGATGCGGATTCACCCGAGCACGATGTTCGGCACAGCGTCGTAGAGTCGCTCCAGTGGGAGGTCGCCGTCCAGGTGCTTTACCAGAACGTAGACGTGATTCTGGACTTCGGATTCTGGAGCAAGAGCGAGAGGGAAGACTACCGATCGAGAGGGGATGAGATCGGAGCAGAGATGCGCATTCACTACCTGAATGTGCCCGAGAAAAATAGGGACAGACACTATTTATCGTGA
- a CDS encoding type II toxin-antitoxin system VapB family antitoxin, translating to MRTNVVIDDDLMESALKVSGLRTKKDAIEEGLKLLVQVKRQKEIKRFRGKLKWSGNLDEMRLDK from the coding sequence ATGAGAACGAATGTAGTCATAGATGACGATCTGATGGAATCCGCCCTCAAGGTGTCCGGCCTCAGAACAAAAAAGGATGCCATAGAAGAGGGGTTGAAACTGTTGGTGCAAGTCAAACGCCAGAAAGAAATTAAGCGGTTTCGAGGAAAACTCAAATGGTCTGGTAATCTCGACGAGATGAGGTTAGACAAATGA
- a CDS encoding type II toxin-antitoxin system Phd/YefM family antitoxin — MKIKEDIKPISYLKSRSADLISQINETRRPVIITQNGEPRAVIQDAESYEKTINSLNLMRILAHGEKAIQKGDTIKQEDLFKRIDETLMKRKTHQ; from the coding sequence ATGAAAATTAAAGAAGACATTAAACCCATTTCTTATTTGAAGTCTCGGTCTGCTGATTTAATATCCCAAATTAACGAAACTCGTAGGCCAGTGATAATTACTCAGAATGGTGAACCTCGTGCAGTTATTCAGGACGCGGAGTCCTATGAAAAAACAATCAATTCTCTAAACTTAATGAGAATATTGGCGCATGGAGAGAAAGCCATCCAAAAAGGGGACACCATCAAACAAGAAGACCTTTTTAAGCGAATTGATGAAACCTTAATGAAAAGGAAGACACATCAATAG